CAAATTTCGGATTGAATCCATTCATGCTACTGTGAAGACACTAGAATTTGATTTTCGAAACAGTTTAAATTTTTCCAAGCCCAGTAGACGATCTTTGGCAAGGTGGTATCAGAGAGCCAATGACAAACTCAATAAGGCATATGAAGGCATTCTTATGAATGTGAAAGAGCCGTCGTTTGCGTTTGAAGTGACGCCACGTCAGCCTAAGGTGGAAATCAAATTTGACTATGCCGAGTTTGCCTACAGCGGTCAAGTGTTCCCAATTAAAATTCATGTACATAATAAGGATGTGGAATCATATAAGTTGCAATATGAAATGAATGCCTTGGTTGGGGATGAAGATATGACAACTGAGTGGAAGGAAAGAACACAGAATGATGAATTCAATGTTGGTGTTGTGAATGAGAACTTTGCACTGATCCATCTACCACTAATAACGGATCTTCCGACCATTGTTGATATTCAATCAGAGCAGGCAGGAGTGATTAGCAATCATCGCCAAAAGGTTAAGGTGACTTTTAAGTTTAAATACCTGATGAAGAATGGGGATGATACAACGGTGGAAACGATGAAAGTTGTTGAGATCCCGATCTTGGAGATATTCAAATTGCAGTTCACCATTAATCCCAGCTTGAGCTCTGTAATTCCTTCTATATTTGATGTGAACGAGACTTCTGTGATTCCTGTTCATGATAGGGTATGGAAATGTGCTGCACTGGTAAGAAACGTATCATTTCTTCCGATCTCATTGAAACATTTCAAGTTTGAGATCAAATGCTTGTCATCCAATGCAAAAGCTGAGCTAATTGAATCGAAGAGTTTACCagatgaacttgaattGACGGAAAATGACTCGGAATTCACCAAATTGCCTTTCTGGTTTAGATCTTACTGCGAAACGGGATTCTTGAAACGATCAATCCAGGTGGAAATAGTTCTATCGTTCAATTATGAAGACCATAATACAAACTTGGAGTTTTCACCTTTACAGCTTGTTCACCAGTACCAAACAGTGATATGGAAAGGTTCTCTACCACATTTGGATCCAAGAATGTTGGTGGATATTAAAGAGATGGACAGTGTCATCGAGGTAGATTACATTTTAGAGAATCCGACATCCAAGATATTTCAATTCAGTTCATCTTTAGCTACCAGTGAGTGCTTCGTGAACTTGAATTACAAGAACCAGCAGGCCTTTTCGGTACTACCCTTTGTTAAAGAAATTTTCAAGTTCAGATATAAGGTGGTGGACGAattcaagaacaaaaagcTGTTACGGCTACCGGAATTCAAAGTATACGATCTTCATTACAAGGTGTATATGAACCAGCTTGTGGTGACGGATAAGATCGACCACTCCAAAGAGGGAATGTTCTATGTGAACAAAAACTATTTATTGAACTAAATAACCAATTAGTTaatcttcaacatctcaACGTCAAAGATCAAGGTAGCATTAGGAGGAATTAAACCAGGAAATCCTCTGTCACCGTAAGCCATATGACCAGGAATAGTTAAGATGGCCTTTTCACCAAGAGACATTTTGGCAAAACCTTGATCCCAACCAGCGATCACCATACCGAGGCCGAGTCTGAACTGGAAAGGTTTGTGTCTGTCTCTGGAAGAGTCGAACTTCTTGCCGTTCTCTAAAGTACCCGTGTAGTGGACAGTGACTAAGTCGCCTGTTTGAGGGAAAGTTTTGCCGTCCCCAGGGGCGATCACTTCAATTTTTAGCTCTGAAGACATAATTAAGAGACTAGAGATTCAATgagtaaaaaaaagatctgTTAGTAGGCGAAACAAGAGAGTAAAGTTTATCTGATTTCATCCCATTGAaagctttttctttaacttGACCAAGTGAATTGTCCCGAAGCCCCTCGCGGGCGCGGAAAACTCCGGCGATGCAGCCCCGAAATGGAGGGGGGCGCTTCTATTAAAGGATTCTCGGCCGGTGAGGCTGAATGTGCGACCATCAATCTTACCTCGCCTAAAAGACGATACACTCATTCAAGTTTATAATCATTAAGTCCCGTATTTTTACACTGATGGGTAATATACACCCACGATATTATAAGTCGCACACTTATCATTTCGATGCTCTTTGTTCGTCTACTGTTCCCGCTCAATCAGGCATCTCTGTAGAGTTGTTCCTCGATTATAACTGCCCGTTCTCTGCCAAATTGTTTAACAAAGTGAATATAGAATTGATTCCAATTCTGAAAGCCAGGAAATCTTCCCAAAGCTTTGACTTTACCTTCATCAATGTCGTTCAGCCTTGGCATCATCTGAACTCGGGTGCTTCTCACGAGGTTGCATTGGCCGTAGCCCAGGCTTATCCAGACAAGTACTGGCATTTCTCCACGGTCTTGTTCAATCACATTGAAGAGTTCTACGATACTGAGCTCTATGAAACTTCGAGAAAGCAGGTTTATGAAAAATTGATCAAACTAGCTACAGATAACCTTGACTCTATTGATGCAGCTACACTATGGGATTTGGTGGAGATCAAGCCTTCCGCAGACGGCAAGCCCCATAACTCCGGTAATAAGGTGAC
The sequence above is a segment of the Brettanomyces nanus chromosome 4, complete sequence genome. Coding sequences within it:
- the FPR1 gene encoding FK506 binding protein proline rotamase rapamycin-binding protein; translated protein: MSSELKIEVIAPGDGKTFPQTGDLVTVHYTGTLENGKKFDSSRDRHKPFQFRLGLGMVIAGWDQGFAKMSLGEKAILTIPGHMAYGDRGFPGLIPPNATLIFDVEMLKIN
- a CDS encoding uncharacterized protein (EggNog:ENOG41); translation: MELIPILKARKSSQSFDFTFINVVQPWHHLNSGASHEVALAVAQAYPDKYWHFSTVLFNHIEEFYDTELYETSRKQVYEKLIKLATDNLDSIDAATLWDLVEIKPSADGKPHNSGNKVTADLKYFTKYQRTCGVHVTPTVFVNGVECSQIGSSTDVNKIVDILCSQI